AAGTTTAATAAAAAGAACTTTATACTGGATGAGACGCTGGAGAGTGTAATGGAGATCATTAACCAGAGCAATCCGGAGTTTACTTTGACCAAAACCGGGTTTGCCCCGCAAGAAATTTACGGGGATGAAATGCGGATTGAGCAGGTCATCATTAACTTTTTAACCAATGCCATTAAATATTCACCAGGTACAAATGAAGTCCGCATTCATGTTAACGTGGAGGGCGACCGTGTGTATGTAGGGGTGAGGGATTTTGGTATTGGTATAGACCCCGAGCAACAAAAAAACGTATTTGATAAGTTTTACCGTGTAGAAGAAACAGCCATACAGTTCCAGGGACTGGGCATAGGCTTATATATTTCAGCAGAAATTATAAGGCGACACGGCGGAGAGGTTGGCGTTAAGAGCGTTTTGGGAGAAGGCTCCGAATTTTATTTTATCATTCCATTAATTTCTGATTCAGAAAAAGAATAAACTATGACCGTTACAGCACAAAAGACATTAAAGAACAATCTCCGGATAGGTCTGGGCCTGTCCTTGCTGGTGCTTTTTATCAGTTCCCTGGCTTCCTTCATGAGCATTCGCAACTTAATTAAAAGCTCAGATCTGGTGGCCCACAGCAATCAGGTGATTAGTAATCTTGATAACATCATCTCTACGCTAAAGGATGCAGAAACCGGTCAGCGGGGATATTTGCTAACTGACAATAAGGTGTTTCTGGAGCCTTACACGGGCGCAAAGGAAAAAGCCCTTGATTTGTTAAACAACATTGCATCCGAAACGCAAGACAATCCTTTTCAGCAGGAGAACGTAAAAAAATTGCAGGAAGTTATTGAGCAACGGCTTTCTATCATTAGTTCAACGATAGATGTAAAAGGAAAAGGCGGAAGCGTAACTGTTGCCGAGCTGTTGAAAGGTAAGGAATACATGGATTCGGCACGTGCCCTGGTTAGTGCCATGCAGAAAGAAGAGAAGAGACTGCTGGACGACAGGACATCAGAATTGAATAAAATGGCTGGTTATACGCCATTGTTCATTGTTATTGCGGCTTTATTAGCTGTGTTAATTACATTTTTCTTTTATCGTAAAGTTTCTGCAGATTTTACTGAGCGCCTGATTTTACAGAAGGCACTACAGGATAAAAATGATGAGATAGACCGCAGGATTATTGTGATTAAAGATATTGCGAGCCAAATTTCTGACGGTAATTACCAGGTTAGGCTAGATGAGGTACAAAAGGATGGCTTGGGCAGTCTTTCGGGATATTTAAATGCCATGGCAGAATCCCTTCAGTTTTCTTTTGGTTTACTTGCTGATAAGGAATGGCTTCAGTCTGGCATTGCTTCGCTGAATGATAAGATGGTGGGCGAAAAAAGTGTTCCTGAACTGGCCAATGCTGTCATTGAAAATATTGTTGCCCATACCAACAGTCAGGTAGCGGCTTTATACTTATTGGAAGAAAGGACTTTAGGTTTAACGGCCAGCTATGCGCTTATGAGGGATAAGCAGCGCAGTTTTATTGGTCTGGGCGATGGATTAGCAGGACAAGCCGCTAAATCTGGGAAACAAATGCTTTTGACAGATATTCCTGATGATGAATTGTCAATCTCGTATGTGCTGGGTAATTTGAAACCAAGAAATATTGTGGCAGTGCCTATTTTTAGGGACAATTATGTAATAGGAGTGATGGAGTTTGGTGCCTTGTTACCTTATACCAAATTACAACTTGATTTTTTCAGTAGTGTATCTTCCAACATCGGTATTGCCATACATACGGCACAGAACAGGAAGAAACTACAGGAGTTTTTAGAAGAAACACAGGCACAGGCCGAGGAACTACAGGCACAACATACGGAGCTGGAAGGCTTAAATGCAGAACTGGAAGCGCAGACTCAGAAAATACAAACTTCTGAAGAGGAACTGAGGGTGCAGCAGGAAGAGTTGCTGCAAAGCAACCAGGAACTGGAAGAGCGCTCTACACTGCTGGAAGAAAAAAACCAGCTGATCCTGGAGCGTAACCTGGACATTCAGCAGAAGGCCGAGCAATTGGAGCAAAGCACCAAATATAAATCGGAGTTTTTGGCCAATATGTCGCATGAGCTGCGTACACCGCTAAATTCCATTTTGCTGTTGTCTAAACTGATGTCGGATAACAAGGAGCTGGATAAGGAATACATTGAATATGCGGAAGTGATTCAAAGTTCGGGACAGGGACTTTTGGGACTTATTGATGAGATCCTGGACCTTTCGAAAATAGAGGCAGGAAAGATGAAACTGGAATTTGCAGATGTAAGTTTAACTGAAGTGGCTACAGATATGCGGTCAATGTTTAACCCGATGGCCAAAAGCAAAAACCTGGAACTGCTGATTGACCTGGAAGAGGGGCTTACCTCAATCAATACAGATAAAATGAGGGTAGAACAGGTACTCAAAAACCTGTTGTCTAATGCCCTTAAGTTTACTACTGTGGGGAAAATCACCCTTACCATCAGCAAAGATGAATCTATTAAAAGTGTGCTGTTTAAAGTAACGGATACGGGGATCGGTATTCCTGCAGATAAACAGGGGCTGATCTTTGAAGCCTTTCAGCAGGCAGATGGTTCTACCCGCCGCAAGTTTGGCGGTACGGGCTTAGGCTTGTCCATCAGCAGGGAACTGGCTAAACTTTTAGGTGGCGAAATTGAATTGACCAGCAAAGAAAACGTAGGTAGTGAATTTACTTTTTCTGTTCCATTTGATCGTGCTGCGGTTGCCGCTAAAATGCAGGATGTTTTAGAGGTACTTGCTCCTGCAGCTAATGAAGTTCTTCCTGTTATAGCAGAAAGATTTACGGTAGACCGTATACCACAGGAAATAGAGGACGACAGGGACACTATCCAACCGGGCGATAAGATTATACTGATTGTAGAAGATGATACGGCCTTTGCTAAAACGCTATTGACATTTACCCGGAACAGGAGCTATAAAGGTATTGTGGCCGTTCGTGGAGATTCAGGCATAGAGCTGGCCAACCATTATAAGCCATTAGCCATCTTACTTGATATACAGCTGCCTGTTAAAGATGGCTGGCAGGTAATGGAGGAATTGAAATCCAATCCTGCTACACGCCACATTCCGGTGCACATTATGTCTTCTCTGGAAGTTAAAAAGGAGAGCTTGTTAAAAGGTGCGGTTGATTTTATCAATAAACCGGTTGCGCTGGAGCACATGCAGCAGATATTTTCCAAGCTTGAACATGCCTTGAGCAGGCATCCTAAAAAAGTATTGATTGTAGAAGAGAACAGGCAACATGCGGAAGCATTGAGCTATTTTTTAAGCAATTACAACATTCAGACCGAGGTGGCAGATAATGTGTCGCAGAGTGTGGGTGCCCTGAAGAAAAAAGAAGTTGATATTGTCATCCTGGACATGGGGATCCCTGATAAAGGTGCATATGATACGCTGGAAGTGATTAAAAAGACGGAGGGACTGGAGAACCTGCCGATCATTATTTT
The nucleotide sequence above comes from Pedobacter sp. MC2016-14. Encoded proteins:
- a CDS encoding response regulator, whose product is MTVTAQKTLKNNLRIGLGLSLLVLFISSLASFMSIRNLIKSSDLVAHSNQVISNLDNIISTLKDAETGQRGYLLTDNKVFLEPYTGAKEKALDLLNNIASETQDNPFQQENVKKLQEVIEQRLSIISSTIDVKGKGGSVTVAELLKGKEYMDSARALVSAMQKEEKRLLDDRTSELNKMAGYTPLFIVIAALLAVLITFFFYRKVSADFTERLILQKALQDKNDEIDRRIIVIKDIASQISDGNYQVRLDEVQKDGLGSLSGYLNAMAESLQFSFGLLADKEWLQSGIASLNDKMVGEKSVPELANAVIENIVAHTNSQVAALYLLEERTLGLTASYALMRDKQRSFIGLGDGLAGQAAKSGKQMLLTDIPDDELSISYVLGNLKPRNIVAVPIFRDNYVIGVMEFGALLPYTKLQLDFFSSVSSNIGIAIHTAQNRKKLQEFLEETQAQAEELQAQHTELEGLNAELEAQTQKIQTSEEELRVQQEELLQSNQELEERSTLLEEKNQLILERNLDIQQKAEQLEQSTKYKSEFLANMSHELRTPLNSILLLSKLMSDNKELDKEYIEYAEVIQSSGQGLLGLIDEILDLSKIEAGKMKLEFADVSLTEVATDMRSMFNPMAKSKNLELLIDLEEGLTSINTDKMRVEQVLKNLLSNALKFTTVGKITLTISKDESIKSVLFKVTDTGIGIPADKQGLIFEAFQQADGSTRRKFGGTGLGLSISRELAKLLGGEIELTSKENVGSEFTFSVPFDRAAVAAKMQDVLEVLAPAANEVLPVIAERFTVDRIPQEIEDDRDTIQPGDKIILIVEDDTAFAKTLLTFTRNRSYKGIVAVRGDSGIELANHYKPLAILLDIQLPVKDGWQVMEELKSNPATRHIPVHIMSSLEVKKESLLKGAVDFINKPVALEHMQQIFSKLEHALSRHPKKVLIVEENRQHAEALSYFLSNYNIQTEVADNVSQSVGALKKKEVDIVILDMGIPDKGAYDTLEVIKKTEGLENLPIIIFTGKNLSKGEENRIKQYADSIVVKTAHSYQRILDEAGLFLHLVEEKESDTKNKKQSSERLGGLYEVLNNKTVLIADDDVRNIFSLTKALEKHKMKVLAATDGKEALQVLKENPMVDIVLMDMMMPEMDGYESTKEIRKISAYKQLPILAVTAKAMMGDREKCIAAGASDYISKPVDIDQLISLLRVWLYDKV